The Candidatus Desulfarcum epimagneticum region TGGCTCTTTCACTTCCCTCAACCAGTTTAAGAACTTTATCTAAAAAAATTGAGGACACATCATTCGGTTTAAATCTCTCCGCGCCCATATATTCCGTTGTATTCTGTTTCAATTCTGTTTCAATTTGACCAAGCAACCCCGTCATCGCATCAAGCCGGGCTTTATTGGACAAATTGGATATTTCAGACAACTCGCCTTTAAATGTGACTTCCAGACCGCCAAGATAATTATCCCCGTCTATAAATTGCCTGACCGACTCAACATGTGGAAAATATTTTTTTATGGTTCCAAAGTTAAAAAAAGGTCGGCGGGAAATGGCATTGTAAACTATGTGTCTGGGTATCTCCTTGACTGTGACATCTTTTCGCCTTGATTCGTCGACCTTGCCGACATGCCCATTGTCAGACAGGACTGCTCCTGAAATTCCCCGGCCGCTCGCGAGACTGTGTTCGTAATTTTTCTTTTTGACGCCGATATCTGAAAATGACCTGACATAATCATAATTATTTTTAACCCGCTCATTGATATAGATTAACCCGTTTTTGTAAAATTCCGTTTCCTTGAACGAATCTTTCAATTTGAGTTCCTTCTTGACCTCCCGTTCATCCATCATGCCTTTTTTAATAAGCGCTTTTTGAAGCTCTGAAATATACCTGGAATCATTGACGCTGTGATAGTGCAGTTCCTCCAAAACTCGTAGCTCATCAGTCAAGTTGCCGTCAAATTTTCGCTGATATGGGTTGTTATCCCCTTTTATAACAAAGGGGAAATAACGGGCTCCGCGCCCGATTAACTGCGCTTCAGCGATTGTGGTTTTGCCGGGTTGCCCCGTCCTTGAATCACGGGTGGAATAGCAACGGACAATATCAAATAAGTTAAGGACGTCCCAACCTTCATTTAATTTTTGCACGGCAAAAATGGCGCGTATGCGGTTATCCCGTTCTTCAAGCGTATTGAGCAATATTTGCTGTTTTTCCTTCTCTTTCTCCTCATTGACTGAAACGCAACGGCTTTCATCAAACTCCACGCGCAACCTTTCAGCCAACTGTTCCGGGCTGATCCGATTGCTTTTAAAAAACTCAAACGCCCTTCTTACAAGAGGAATATCAGATTTTTTGCGTATCCGCTCAATGTCATCTTTCGAAAGACTTTCAATCAGCTTGTGAAAGTTGGTTTTATTTTTTTTCGACTGCGCGATGGTTTTCTGCGCCTTGAACAATATCACCGGTTTTAAATTAATGCGATGCTTGGCGGCCACCTCCTGTTTATACTGACTTAAAACCAGGGCTTGAAGGATGCGATTTTTTTCTTCAAAATCCGCCTGAACAATATAAACATCCTTGGAATATCCATCGTTCCGAAATTGTTTCAGATCATACCGGTATAAAACCTTATTCCGGTATTTATCCGCAATATCTTTATGCGTGTAATCCATTGTGGCGGTAAATTCCAGCAACAAATTGTCATCATTCTGATGAAAAATCCGCTCCACCGTATTTTCCCAACTCTCCAACAGTTTTTCCTGCGATCTGGTGCGGGTGTTCATGTGGTGGGCTTCATCCGCTAAAAGAACGATTTTTTTGCCCTTGAAATCCTCGTAGGTCAAAGCGTTCTCTTTTGCTGTGGTCAAGTCGAAATGCAACTTCTGAATGGTTGTGAAACAAATATTGACGCCATCTTCGTGGAGTCCTTGAAAATTGAGAACTGGAGTCACAACGACCCTTTTTGATCCAAAACGGATGTTTTCGGCAAAAAGATATTTGGATGACAAGGGATTGAGGAAATTATCCCGCGTTTTTTCAATGATATTAGTCGAGTTGACAAAAAATAAAAAGTTCCGATAACCTTTCTCATACAGGTAAAGGATCAGTCCGGCCATAATCAAAGTCTTGCCGCTACCGGTGGCCATGTTGAACAGAAAATGAAGCGGCCAGTCCTTGTCAGGGCAATCATTGTCCAAACAATAAAAAAATCGAGAAAAAGCTTCCTGCTGATATGGACGGAGTTCAAATTTGGGATTCAGATTATCGTTGAGAAAATCCGGGATTTCTTTTTTCAAAAACCCCATTTTAGAAACAGCGTCTAATTCTTCATGTAAAAACTTGCCAGCCATTACGCATCCTCCCCGTAAAATGACCGATTCATTTTTTTATCTTCTTCGCTGACTTTAAAATCCTCATCGTCTATTTCCGAAAGGTTTACGTAAAGCTGATTTTTGTTCAGCAATTCCGCAAGCCGCCTCTTTTGCTTCTCCAGCCCGTTTTGAGATTTGCAGATCTCGATAAAATCATTGACCGCCTCTTCCGGCATTTCAGGATTGACATACCAATTCAAAAAAGAATTTTCAGATATGTTTTTCCAAACCTCCACAAGTTGTTCGGATGATTCAGCGGCTTGAATCTTATCAATAAAGGCTTCGTTGTATTTCATCAGCTCGCAGTAAATGAAGTCGCCGCCGCCTTGCCAGTTGACAGAATCCGAGATACCGGATTGATCGCCATCAATGACGTTTTGGAGTCTTATAACACTATCATTGTTTCCGTAATACAATTGTTCAATACCAATGTATCGCCGCCCCATTTTATGAGCTACAGCACAAGTTGTGCCACTGCCAAGATGATAATCAAGAACTAAATCGTTCTCAGTAGTTGCCAGTTTTATTAATCTTTGTAATATTTTTTCGGGCTTTTTCCCATTTTTTAAAGTATTGCTACCCTCATTTTCTAAACCCGTCGTTTTAATATCATACCATAAATCGCATAATCCAGTTTTTAGATGATCTTCTGCGAATAATAATTGAACACGTGGGTTCTTCGTTTCTTCGGGATAATCTGCTTTAACAATATATGGTATTTTATCACGCACAGAAAAAACACAAAAAATTTTATTTAGATTTTTCTTTCGTTTCTCGTCAGTTAATCTTTTTACATTTTCTCCCGCAGCACTTCTGGTAATCCTGTATGCATTTTTATGCAACCACAGTAACTGCTCATTCTTTTTGATATTTAATTCATCTATTTTTTTGTCAATACTGACTAATTGCACTTTTGAAAATATTTCATCCAATCTTTCCTCGTGTTTTGAATCTCTATTTTCTTTTTCTGTCATCAGCAATCTGTCTAAATATTCTTTTTCACTTTTTGTAAAATTCTCTAAAAATAACTTATATTCACTGTCCCATTTGTCTTTATCAATTTTTACGGGATTCAATTCTGCAAATTTTGTGTTTTTATAAATAAGTATATATTCTTTTATTTTAGGTAGTCTTTTTGCTGTATGCGCCATTTTTTTTCCCGAACTTTCTGACATTTTCACAGCGATACAATTTACAAAATTCTCTCTTTCAAATATTTCATCGCATAAAACTTTTAAATAGGCCTGCTCTCTATCATCTATTTGAATACAAAAAAAACCATTTGGGGTTAACAATTTTTTTACTACCATTAAACGATTCTTCATAAAAGTAAGCCAAGTAGAATGATTAAAATTATCATTATAACCAAAAGAATCATTTCCAGTATTATACGGCGGATCAATATAAATCAGCTTAACCTTGCCCCGAAACTGCTTTTTCAGCGTATGCAACGCCAGAAGATTATTCCCCTTGATAATCAAATTTTCCCGGATCGTTCCATCCTCATCCCGTTTGATCTCCGTAACCTTTTGCTCCCCGTCAACCGTGTGCCGTTTCCAGTTGGTCAACACCTTTGGATCAAAAAGCCGGTCAATCTCATCCTGGGCCAAAATTTCATTGAAAAATATTTCCTTGCGCTTTTCTTCCTCCTTGGTCTGCCCGCCTTCCAGCACACAATCCTTATAAGGCCAGACAAGAGACACCTCGCCTCGTTCCCGCAAAAATTTGCCGTCAATATTCAGACCGATCTTGTTTCTGAACCGGGTGTAGGAGTTGGACAAGAAATTCTTGTCGGATACGTATTCGATAAAGGTGTTGATATTGAAAATCCAGTGTCCTTCAATCTCGTCAAAAAATTTATCCTTTATTTCGGGATTCCCAAGCAACAACTTCACCAGTTCCCTGTCAATCTTCCATGCCCCATCTGTCACCGCCGCCTTTAGCAACTCCCCCTCATCGTCCACAAACCGGGAATCCGTTTTCAGAAGTTCAATCAATTTTTCATTAAATTTTTTTGACATACCATATCCTTAAAAAAACTTTTCATGGGCCGCTCTGGATGTTATCCAAAGGCGAATATTATTCCACAGAATAATAATTTCCCTTTATGTTCCGGTTAATGTATTTCCCCAAGCCTCCCCCCGCCAAAGCGAGCCCTTGCATCGCCGAAACATGGGATCTTCCGGGTTTCATTTCATTGTAAACGTAAACGCTTGGGTTTTTAATAAATTTAATCTTGATGGATGTCGGCGTAATCAGATATTCGTCCACTCCTGATTTGCCTCTTAGATTTGCGTATTTTTTCATCATAATTCTCAAGTTTAAATTCGTCCATTTTTATTTTTTAAAAGATTCAAGATCATCTCAATTTTTATGGGTTGTGGAGGTTTTATTGTAATTTTTTAATAGATGAATTTTCGATTAATAATAACATTTGCTTTCTTGCTAATTTATTAAGAATTTCAATACGATTTATCTGTTCCATTCCCTGTTCAATTAAAAGTGCGTTTTGGCTTTCGAGGCTTGCAAGCACTACTAATTGTTCCACCGTTGCATAGTCCCGAATATTACCTTTTTTCTTTGGATTTTTGGCCCTCCACTGTCTGGCTGTTTTGCCAAAAAGAGCCGTATTCAACAAATCAGCTTCGGAGGCGTAGATATGTCCGGCTTGTATATTGGATATTTGAGGAGGTACAAGATATTTACTGACAGCGTCTGAATGAATGCGATAATGGGCTTTTGTTAATGTCCTTTTAATATCCCATTCAATATGTTCGGAACTTATTTCCTGCTCTTTTAAACGCTGGAACTCTTTAATAAGATAAAGTTTGAATTCCGGACTTAACCAAGACCCAAACTCAAAGGCGATGTCTTTGTGGGCGAATGTGCCTCCGTATCTGCCAGCTTTTGCAAAAACACCAATTGCGTTGGTTTGTTTAACCCATTCTTTTACGCTGATTTTAAAGTTGTTAAGTCCAGATCGGGTTTTAATTATGGCGAATTCGCCATAATTAAAATTTGAATTGTTGATTTTTTCCCATACGCTTAAAAATTCCAGTGTATTACGATTTCGCAACCAGTCGGTAATAAAAAAATCACCATCTTTTGCCTTGAGCATATCGGTAATGCAAATATAGTCTTCTTTGTTTTTGGTGGTGATATGTATTTCGGTCTCTTGGACTACAAGGCTCCTGTTTTTTGGGGGCATAGGTTTAAACTCCTCTTAAGACTAAGGTGGGCAAGCCGCAATCAAATTATGACACGCTAAAAACGAATATCTCATGGGGAAAGTATTCTAATGTTTATTCTCAAAATTATGATTATTTAATGATTCTAACAACGTGAATTTACTTTTGCAACAAATAAATAACCGGCGCATAGCCAACCCGCGCGGCAAAAATGTCTTAGGGCGGTGGGCGGGGGATGTGAGGGCTGGAACTTAAAATAGCGCCGTCGCAGGGCTTGCCTTCGGAGGGCGCGCCCGGCTGATGGATAAGGCGAAGAGCGCATGGCGTGAAAAAATGCCCTGATTACATAAACTCGCGTTATCATTGACCCAAGCTCCGAAATATATAAAATTATTCGCTTGGGTCTGATAACGTCTGATTATGTAAGATTCGCATTTTTCATGACATGCGCGTTAATGGCATGGGGAGATGATGGCAATGGGAGGCAAGCTTCTGCGGCGGCCTACCTTGCTCTTTATTAAGATAGTCGCATGGCATGGCCGGTCTGCCGCCATATGACGAGCAGTCCGGGTGTGCCATGCGTTCCGCTGAATGTCTTATACAAATAGGTCGGGCGCGGTTTTCCAGTCTGACGGGCTTTCAGGCTGGAAACCGCGACCATTCCGCATATATTTCCGGACGGGAGCCAAAGCGCGGCGGTCTGCGTTCTTATACAAATAGTCGCCCGACGTTTTTTTCTCCGCCCTGGATCAAGCGGCGCGTCTGCATGGCGAAAGGCTGCGGAGAAAAAAACGTCGGCGTCCGCCTTTTTTGTTCCTATACAAATGGGCGCCGGCAGTCCGTCTCCCGGCCATGGACACAGGGAATAAAACCCCGATGTTTGTTCGCCGGGAGTCGGAGTGTCGGCTTCCGCGTTATTTGTCTTCATACCAATGGCCGCCGGCTGAAGACGGGCTGCGGAATTTTGCAGTCCGTTTTCAGACGGCGTTCCTCTTAAAGATATTTTCAAGATTTCTTTGCTGTTCAATCACAGAGCAATTGATATAAGGCCTAAGCATTCGTTCTGTTACTATCTGCGATGATAAGGGGTCTCCAAGATTTTTGACTGCCGTAATAATTTCATCATCCAGTTTTAACAGGCTCATAAATTGGTTAACACGAACTCGGGAAATCCCAAACCTTCTGGCGATGTCTGATTGTGATTGACATTCTCCATTGTTGATCATATCCGCATATTCTTGTGCCACGTTAATCGGATTACGGTATTTTTTACAATGGGTTATATGTTTTTTGATGGGTTTTGGAGCAAAGTAAACCGTTGTCGTAAAAGTTCTTTCTATTGGACAGTCCGGGGAGCCAAAAAATTCAAGCCGTCTTCGGACGGCTTTTTTTATGACCAAAAGCCCCGGGGAACATTCCCCGGGGCTTTTGCTTTTCCGCCCCACATCCCCATTGACAACACCCCCTGAACGGGCTACCATCCCGCCATCTCAAACACGAAAAAAACAAAAAACCGGAGAGAAAAAGGCTTTGGAAAAGAGGCGTTAAATGGATCAGATCATTGTGGAGGGAGGCCGCCGCCTTTCGGGCGAGGTCAAAGTAAGCGGGGCCAAAAACGCGGCGTTGCCCCTTTTGGTGTCGTCGCTTCTGACGGACGGATGGCGTTCGTGCTCCAATGTCCCGGATTTGATGGACATCCAAAGCGCCCTTCCCCTCTTGAGGGACCTGGGGGCCGAAACGCGCCGGAACGGCGATGTGGTCGAGGTCAACGCCTCGGGGCTGAATAACCATGTGGCGTCCTATGATCTGGTGCGGAAAATGCGGGCCTCCATCCTGGTCCTGGGGCCTTTGGTGGCCCGGCTGGGAAAAGCCAAGGTCTCCCTTCCGGGGGGATGCGCCATCGGGGCCCGGCCCATTGATCTGCACCTGAAAGGGCTGGCTTTGCTCGGGGCCGAAATCAGCCTGGAGCACGGGTACGTGGAGGCCCGGGCCAAACAGCTCGTGGGCGCCGACATTTACCTGGACATCCCCACGGTCACCGGCGTGGAAAACCTCATGATGGCCGCTGTTCTGGCCAAAGGGATCACCACCCTCCGAAACGCGGCCCAGGAGCCGGAAATCACGGCTTTGGCCGACGCGCTCAACGACATGGGCGCCAAAATTCAAGGGGCGGGAACCTCG contains the following coding sequences:
- a CDS encoding DNA-binding protein gives rise to the protein MPPKNRSLVVQETEIHITTKNKEDYICITDMLKAKDGDFFITDWLRNRNTLEFLSVWEKINNSNFNYGEFAIIKTRSGLNNFKISVKEWVKQTNAIGVFAKAGRYGGTFAHKDIAFEFGSWLSPEFKLYLIKEFQRLKEQEISSEHIEWDIKRTLTKAHYRIHSDAVSKYLVPPQISNIQAGHIYASEADLLNTALFGKTARQWRAKNPKKKGNIRDYATVEQLVVLASLESQNALLIEQGMEQINRIEILNKLARKQMLLLIENSSIKKLQ
- a CDS encoding conserved hypothetical protein (Evidence 4 : Unknown function but conserved in other organisms) encodes the protein MVARSGGVVNGDVGRKSKSPGECSPGLLVIKKAVRRRLEFFGSPDCPIERTFTTTVYFAPKPIKKHITHCKKYRNPINVAQEYADMINNGECQSQSDIARRFGISRVRVNQFMSLLKLDDEIITAVKNLGDPLSSQIVTERMLRPYINCSVIEQQRNLENIFKRNAV
- a CDS encoding conserved hypothetical protein (Evidence 4 : Unknown function but conserved in other organisms); translation: MAGKFLHEELDAVSKMGFLKKEIPDFLNDNLNPKFELRPYQQEAFSRFFYCLDNDCPDKDWPLHFLFNMATGSGKTLIMAGLILYLYEKGYRNFLFFVNSTNIIEKTRDNFLNPLSSKYLFAENIRFGSKRVVVTPVLNFQGLHEDGVNICFTTIQKLHFDLTTAKENALTYEDFKGKKIVLLADEAHHMNTRTRSQEKLLESWENTVERIFHQNDDNLLLEFTATMDYTHKDIADKYRNKVLYRYDLKQFRNDGYSKDVYIVQADFEEKNRILQALVLSQYKQEVAAKHRINLKPVILFKAQKTIAQSKKNKTNFHKLIESLSKDDIERIRKKSDIPLVRRAFEFFKSNRISPEQLAERLRVEFDESRCVSVNEEKEKEKQQILLNTLEERDNRIRAIFAVQKLNEGWDVLNLFDIVRCYSTRDSRTGQPGKTTIAEAQLIGRGARYFPFVIKGDNNPYQRKFDGNLTDELRVLEELHYHSVNDSRYISELQKALIKKGMMDEREVKKELKLKDSFKETEFYKNGLIYINERVKNNYDYVRSFSDIGVKKKNYEHSLASGRGISGAVLSDNGHVGKVDESRRKDVTVKEIPRHIVYNAISRRPFFNFGTIKKYFPHVESVRQFIDGDNYLGGLEVTFKGELSEISNLSNKARLDAMTGLLGQIETELKQNTTEYMGAERFKPNDVSSIFLDKVLKLVEGSERANGDEQFVEDKDWYAFNANYGTSEEKGFVAMFDRQMDTLKKKYDGIYLMRNERHFKIYNFLDGRAFEPDFVLFLKEKTGDILTYQIFIEPKGKHLQKHDEWKQDFLKEITEKFKGRILEFKTQKRAERYRLVGVPFYDEPDENNFKQSFYKALEK
- a CDS encoding putative type III restriction-modification system HindVIP enzyme mod (Evidence 3 : Putative function from multiple computational evidences) — translated: MSKKFNEKLIELLKTDSRFVDDEGELLKAAVTDGAWKIDRELVKLLLGNPEIKDKFFDEIEGHWIFNINTFIEYVSDKNFLSNSYTRFRNKIGLNIDGKFLRERGEVSLVWPYKDCVLEGGQTKEEEKRKEIFFNEILAQDEIDRLFDPKVLTNWKRHTVDGEQKVTEIKRDEDGTIRENLIIKGNNLLALHTLKKQFRGKVKLIYIDPPYNTGNDSFGYNDNFNHSTWLTFMKNRLMVVKKLLTPNGFFCIQIDDREQAYLKVLCDEIFERENFVNCIAVKMSESSGKKMAHTAKRLPKIKEYILIYKNTKFAELNPVKIDKDKWDSEYKLFLENFTKSEKEYLDRLLMTEKENRDSKHEERLDEIFSKVQLVSIDKKIDELNIKKNEQLLWLHKNAYRITRSAAGENVKRLTDEKRKKNLNKIFCVFSVRDKIPYIVKADYPEETKNPRVQLLFAEDHLKTGLCDLWYDIKTTGLENEGSNTLKNGKKPEKILQRLIKLATTENDLVLDYHLGSGTTCAVAHKMGRRYIGIEQLYYGNNDSVIRLQNVIDGDQSGISDSVNWQGGGDFIYCELMKYNEAFIDKIQAAESSEQLVEVWKNISENSFLNWYVNPEMPEEAVNDFIEICKSQNGLEKQKRRLAELLNKNQLYVNLSEIDDEDFKVSEEDKKMNRSFYGEDA
- a CDS encoding conserved hypothetical protein (Evidence 4 : Unknown function but conserved in other organisms) — protein: MMKKYANLRGKSGVDEYLITPTSIKIKFIKNPSVYVYNEMKPGRSHVSAMQGLALAGGGLGKYINRNIKGNYYSVE
- the murA gene encoding UDP-N-acetylglucosamine 1-carboxyvinyltransferase (Evidence 2a : Function from experimental evidences in other organisms; PubMedId : 10103182, 1512209, 4563986, 8994972, 9485407; Product type e : enzyme): MDQIIVEGGRRLSGEVKVSGAKNAALPLLVSSLLTDGWRSCSNVPDLMDIQSALPLLRDLGAETRRNGDVVEVNASGLNNHVASYDLVRKMRASILVLGPLVARLGKAKVSLPGGCAIGARPIDLHLKGLALLGAEISLEHGYVEARAKQLVGADIYLDIPTVTGVENLMMAAVLAKGITTLRNAAQEPEITALADALNDMGAKIQGAGTSVIEITGVESLSPAPVRVIPDRIEAGTFMTAAALCGDDVRVADCEPGRLGAVIDKLRRAGAEITIEENAVRVKGADPIKSVDIVTRPYPGFPTDMQAQFMALMSVAKGTSIISETIFENRLIHVSELRRMGADITVDGSSALVKGVPGLSGAPVMATDLRASASLILAGLTARGTTRVSRVYHLDRGYEAMEKKFSRLGAAIHRIKQSE